The stretch of DNA TTGGATCTGCATTCATCTGCAAAATGcccatatttttgacaattataacatTGAACCTTCCTTTTGTCAAATTTCTTTTTTCCATAAGGTTTCTTGATTTTTATTGTCACTGTTTTGCTGACTTCTCAAGCCTCCAGCCTCCCCATCTTGATTCTGTTTATGGTACCATTTTGACTTGCCTTTCCACTTCTTGTTTTTCACTCCATCTTGATTGGACTTCCTGTTGATCTGAGCTTGCAGTGCCTGTGTTTGTGTGTGTGCCTCATCTATTTCTTTTACCCTTAATTCATGAGCTTCTAGGGAGCTTTGCAGATCTTCCAGCTTCATTGTATCAAGATTCGTTCATTCTTCAATTGCCACCACTATGTGATCGTATCTTTGTGTTAGTGTCCTCAGAATATTTTCAATGATCATAACCTCTGTCATCACTTCTCCATTGGCTTTCATCTTATTAGTGATTGTCTGCACTCGATTGAAATAGTCAATCACATTCTCATTGTTCTCCATTTGCAGTAATTCATACTTTCTTCTTAGCATTTGAAGTTTGATCTTCTTGGTTTTTTCATCACCTGTGTAATACTTCATCAAGATATCCCATGCCTCTTTTGATGTAGATACCTTTGAGATCCTTTCAAAATTGTTTGAATCCACACTTTGCTGGATGTAAAACAATGCCTTGCAATCTATTTTCTTGCaatctttgaaaattgtttgttgtctttctgTTGGATCCGCACCAAGTTGTTCATAGCCATCTTGAACAATCTCAAACACTTCTTGAGCTCCCAACAACTATCTCATTGATGCAGACCACCTCTCCCAGTTCTTCCCATCCAGAATTGGCAAATTCGATGGAAATCCTCCTCCATtcatttcttctttcttttatttcactCACACTTGTGTTTCCCAATTTTGATTCCCCCTCACACTTGCACTCGTGTTTCCCAAGGTCTATAACTCAAGCTATTGATGCCAATTTGTTAGAACAATTGTATAtttgagaggaattgaaattgagaagaaaagagaaaaaaatagaaaagtcagaaaacgaagattgatcttcgtGGTCTAAAGATTGATCTTAGTTCAGTATTGGATTGATCCCATTCTGCATTACATTGATCTTGGCTTTTATAGAAGCAATTTTTTAGTGAATAGGTTTCAACAAACTTAACCACCTTCTAACTATATTATAACTAACTTCTAACCATACTCTAACTACCTAATTActaatcaatttgaattacatcTAACATCATCAACCATTTGATTCTAAAATGCATAACCATTTATCGAAACTCTCTACTTAAATTGATTGCAAGCAAAAAAATCATTCTCACCTTGTTCTCATtcatcaaaacaaatattatgaCTAAAAATATATCCAAAAAGTgtctaaaattaaaagaataacaaatatttcaattagAATAACGATCAAATGCTattcacaaaatattttattttctacacAGTAGTTATTTGTCTTGAGATTGACAAACTTGACGAAAAATGATATCTTCGTGTTCttgtataaataattatttatcactgTTGGATCTTACCATATATGATTTGAAGAGAAATGATAAGATGAAAAAGTTTCAATTCAAACCTTAGTTTTATGTATTTGTATAActatataaattcaaatacaACAGGTGCCGTTTTTATGTTGTTGACTAAAAAGCACACAAGTTCCGGTCAATTAAATCATATTAACAATATACGGTGATGTTGTGGAATATGCTCAATCACAGTTGTTGATATGGAATTTGTCTCTAAACTAGTATTTATCATTGTTCTcgattttttctattattttcaattgaaCAATTGTTTAGTTGTTTCATTGTCCCAAATAAACAAGAGACATGTAACTATGAGTCAGTATGGTCTGTGACGGAATTTTTATTTCTAGATTATATACGATGGATTATTAAGTATATTTTGTTCAAATACAAAGTATTTTGGtaatcaaaaaaaatttgaaggaaaaaaagttATAGAAGAAGTagatatgtgttgttgtacaaaAACGTCATTTGTTGCCAAATAgtctttaatattattgtgtttCATTCAACatgtattaacatttatttttaaaactgtaACCAATAGTCCTCAATATTTGATGAGGTGTGAATTAATGTGCCAACTCAACAATCTTAACATTATTAGTtaagtaaaattgattttaagatCAACTTGAATAATGTTATACAATGCCAAGaactattttgaaattataattaagtAAATGACAAACTTAAAACAAGTGGTAAAATTTAGAAATCAAGTTAAGTTAAGTATTTACTTACCAACTATAATATTTgacaaattaaaaactaaaattattactcgaattattaaaataataatttaatataaaaaaagttcttaaaaattataagttcCTATTTTTATAGTTTACGACGATTATATAATCTCAAACTAAAATAACTGGCATTTTAATATTTGGAGGATCTCTTTGGAATTTTGGTTAAATTAGAGatgaaactaataaaatagtgttttacCTTATTATTAAAACATTGGGCTTAAGAAAGAAAACGGGTTTCGAATGTGATCCGAGACGAGTCGGGTTCAAAATGGTGCGAAGAATtccaaataaataattcattcaACCCTAATTCAAAACCCTAGCCCCATTCTCTCGCTCGGCCGCAGCAGCAACAAGCTCCCTCCACAATGGTACGTCCGTCAATCATCCCCACCGGCGTAACCTCTTCATCTAACTCCGACAGAGCTTAAATCTcacttcatttttttcttcatttgtaTTGTAGGGTATCGATTTGAAGGCAGGAGGTAAGTCCAAGAAGACCAAAAGAACCGCACCCAAATCCAATGATATCTACCTTAAGCTTCTCGTTAAGGTACCTTATCTGTTTTACTCTTGTTAAGTTTGTTACCGTTACTGTGAATAATtgatttgtatttgatttatcGGTTTTCAGCTTTACCGTTTCCTTGTTCGGAGGACTGAAAGTAGTTTCAATGCTGTTATCCTCAAGCGTCTCTTCATGAGCAAAGTCAACAAGCCACCACTATCCCTCTCTAGGTTGATTCGCTTCATGAAGGGAAAGGTATATAGCTATTTTCTCCATCTAGTAATGCATATGTTTGAACAAACAGCTTCATTAATAGCTTTTAGCAGAGATGTTTATGATATAATTTCTATTATATTGGCTATTTACATGACAAAAGATAAATTAAGTTCTTATTATATGTAGTGAAACCCATTTTTATAGCTTTTACAATAAGTGTTTATTATTATAGCTTATTGCATAAGCAATTATTTGCATAAACTCTTTCCAATAACTTTTAGCTTAAATTCGTATTTATAAAGTCAAACTTTATTATATAGGTTAAGTTTTTTTTCATAGCCTTTAGATTGTAAATAAACTGGAAATAACTTGCAGACATGTCTACCAGATGGTGGTTATGCGACTAATATAGCTCAAATTAGGCAATAGAagcattttttaattcttaatatACAATTACATACATGAgatgatttaaatatttgaaatgattgCTATATGtaattataatgttaatttttgggtgcttttttttgttgcaataGGAGGGTAAGATAGCTGTAGTTGTTGGAGCTGTGACAGATGACATTAGGGTTTATGAAGTTCCTGCAATTAAGGTAACTGCTCTAAGGTTCACAGAAACTGCCAGAGCTAGAATTGAGAAGGCTGGTGGGGAGTGCCTCACATTTGATCAGCTTGCTCTTAGAGCTCCATTGGGCCAGAACACGGTATGTATTTTGATGCTACTCTTGTCTCCTTATATCAATTCTGGGAGTtgttattttgttgaaattgCCAAATTTTAATGTTTGGATGTTCGCTTAGCTCGTGTGAGCTCAACTTTTTAAATCCATAGTTGTGTAATCTATCTGGCTACCAAACTTCATATCTGTAAATTTTATCTACTTATAACATGATGTGAATGCTATTTTTTCACTTGTATTTTCATTTTAGAACAAGTAGCCATTGCGTTTTCTCATTCTCCAAGTAGTTGTTTTTTAGCAGACCATAGATGTGCATGTTACCTTTTAATGTTACTATGTTTACACTTTCCTGATACTGTTGCTTACCCTGCTAGTGTGTAAATTTAGAtcaatttagttaattattttttccctagttttttttcccttttgcCACGATTGTAAGTGTTGGAAAGAATTACACGGGTTCATTTATTGGTTGTTTTTCGAGAACTTTAATAACTGTCCTACATCTGacatttttcttgaaaaaatatttcagGTTCTTCTTAGAGGTCCTAAAAATGCTCGTGAGGCTGTCAAGCACTTTGGACCAGCTCCTGGTGTGCCACACAGCCACACCAAGCCCTATGTGCGCTCTAAGGGCCGGAAATTTGAGAAGGCAAGAGGAAGACGAAAGAGCAGAGGCTTTAGAGTTTGAGTTTTGGAGCTCAATTTTGAAGGACCTTTCCTTTTATCTCATGATCATTATGTATTTTCTTCCTGTGTTGTTGGAacaatttgttttgtttttatttttccttctcCCCAATGGAAAAAAGAATGAAGCGCCGTCCGAACAATTTTGTTTTAGCCCAAACACTGTTCTGATTTTTCTAGAGAATTAATGAGTAACTTTTTATTCAAGGATTTATCTTTACTGTACTTCTAATGTTTGAAAAGGGACGAATGAGAGGCCCGAGTATCTTTTCCGTTTATCTTTGTCTGGGAGTTAACAGGATCTTTTAATTcggattaatattatatttcatatttcGTGTGCTTAATTGTTGGTCAATTGGTGCAATAGTGTAATTGAAATAGTTACCTAAAACAACATAACCGATATGTCTATGTTGAGCTTCAAtgcaattattttattattttactttttggaACGGAGGTATAGGTATTGTATATATCCTCCATTCAATAGTATAATTTGCCCTATGGAAAGTTTTGGATAGTGggtatttcattttttaaaatatggacCCGTTTTTTTATTGGAAAAGAGAAAAGGGCCTGTGTGCTATATTAgattattaataaattcattttaactttgtttttaatatgattttc from Cicer arietinum cultivar CDC Frontier isolate Library 1 chromosome 3, Cicar.CDCFrontier_v2.0, whole genome shotgun sequence encodes:
- the LOC101488396 gene encoding large ribosomal subunit protein eL18: MGIDLKAGGKSKKTKRTAPKSNDIYLKLLVKLYRFLVRRTESSFNAVILKRLFMSKVNKPPLSLSRLIRFMKGKEGKIAVVVGAVTDDIRVYEVPAIKVTALRFTETARARIEKAGGECLTFDQLALRAPLGQNTVLLRGPKNAREAVKHFGPAPGVPHSHTKPYVRSKGRKFEKARGRRKSRGFRV